A part of Marinomonas rhizomae genomic DNA contains:
- a CDS encoding AzlD domain-containing protein: MEMSMWLALASIAIGTYLIRLLPYVWMKRSLAKRQTEDGVGSMPTWLTILGPTMIAAMFGTSLVPTHSGSLSWFATGVGILVTYGVWTRTRSMGLPILFGVVAFGMVTLVF; this comes from the coding sequence ATGGAAATGTCTATGTGGCTGGCGCTTGCTAGCATTGCCATTGGTACCTATTTAATTCGTCTTTTACCCTATGTTTGGATGAAGCGAAGCTTGGCGAAAAGACAAACGGAGGACGGCGTTGGCTCAATGCCAACTTGGTTAACCATTTTGGGGCCAACCATGATCGCAGCGATGTTTGGCACTTCTTTAGTGCCGACGCATTCTGGTTCCTTGTCTTGGTTCGCGACTGGCGTCGGGATACTGGTTACTTACGGTGTTTGGACGCGAACGCGATCCATGGGATTGCCTATTTTATTTGGGGTCGTGGCATTTGGAATGGTGACCTTGGTGTTTTAG
- a CDS encoding AzlC family ABC transporter permease — protein sequence MNTATQTLAGTPWKQGVKDAIPLLGGYIPVAISFGLISVQSGFSVLETILISAFIYAGASQFLFVAMAASGAPLWFVVIMTLLINARHVVYGPNLSPYLNQDKKWLPLMHGLTDQIFALAHARLPLLPDQARIGWYTGAAVLAWLSWIAGTALGAIAGGELTQRWPLINEVLPFALPALFFVLIVPRCNNRLWTLTIALSAVSAVILKVLGYPNVAIPLAALCGAALFYALKNQRDMGER from the coding sequence ATGAATACAGCAACTCAAACTCTTGCAGGAACGCCTTGGAAACAAGGTGTAAAAGACGCGATTCCACTGCTAGGCGGTTACATTCCTGTGGCAATTTCGTTTGGTCTGATTTCCGTTCAGTCGGGTTTTAGTGTGTTAGAGACTATCCTGATTTCAGCCTTTATTTATGCAGGCGCGTCACAGTTTCTCTTTGTCGCTATGGCGGCTTCTGGCGCGCCGTTATGGTTTGTGGTCATCATGACACTGCTAATCAACGCTCGACATGTTGTTTATGGGCCAAATCTCTCTCCTTACTTAAACCAAGATAAAAAGTGGTTGCCACTAATGCATGGTTTGACCGATCAAATCTTTGCGCTGGCTCATGCTCGTTTACCTTTGCTTCCAGATCAGGCGCGTATCGGTTGGTACACAGGCGCAGCGGTGTTAGCCTGGTTAAGCTGGATTGCAGGAACCGCACTCGGAGCTATTGCGGGTGGAGAGTTGACGCAACGTTGGCCATTAATCAATGAGGTTTTGCCATTTGCACTACCAGCTCTGTTTTTCGTTTTAATTGTGCCGCGCTGTAATAATCGCTTGTGGACATTAACGATCGCTTTGTCTGCCGTTAGTGCTGTTATTTTGAAAGTGTTAGGTTACCCCAATGTCGCTATTCCGTTAGCGGCTTTGTGTGGTGCAGCTTTGTTTTATGCATTGAAAAATCAGCGCGATATGGGAGAGCGATAA
- the dfrA gene encoding trimethoprim-resistant dihydrofolate reductase DfrA yields the protein MKLSLIAAVSENGVIGSGLDIPWSVKGEQLLFKAMTYNQWLIVGRKTFESMGKLPNRKYAVITRSELKSDDKDVFYFSSIDNALSTLKNVTDHAFVSGGGEIYKALIHRADTLHISTVHTDIDGDVFFPQVPDGYSEVFKQRFSSNLDYTYRIWQK from the coding sequence ATGAAATTATCGTTAATCGCAGCAGTATCTGAAAATGGTGTAATAGGCTCAGGCTTAGATATACCTTGGTCTGTTAAAGGTGAGCAGTTGCTGTTTAAAGCTATGACATATAATCAATGGTTAATTGTTGGTAGAAAGACTTTTGAGTCTATGGGGAAGCTCCCAAATAGAAAGTATGCGGTAATTACTCGCTCTGAGTTAAAATCAGACGATAAAGATGTATTCTATTTTTCATCAATTGATAATGCATTATCTACACTGAAAAATGTTACCGACCATGCATTCGTGTCTGGCGGCGGAGAAATTTATAAAGCACTTATCCATCGTGCTGATACATTGCACATATCGACAGTCCATACAGATATTGACGGTGATGTGTTTTTTCCTCAAGTTCCTGATGGCTATAGTGAAGTATTCAAACAACGATTTAGTTCAAACTTAGATTATACGTATCGCATTTGGCAAAAGTAG
- a CDS encoding GFA family protein: MITFKGGCLCQAVRYETTAEPLNQRVCHCHECQKAIGAAFNARVLMRIDDVSITGSINTYYSSETLERGSCSHCGSSVFSRRASAGVIGLTVGSMDDSTLFKPDMHFWVSSKQPWLELTDGLPQHLEAPPSKGY, from the coding sequence ATGATTACGTTTAAAGGTGGTTGCCTGTGTCAGGCGGTTCGATATGAGACAACAGCGGAGCCGTTGAATCAGCGAGTGTGTCATTGTCATGAATGTCAAAAAGCTATCGGTGCGGCTTTTAATGCACGCGTGTTAATGCGTATTGATGATGTGTCTATCACTGGGTCGATAAATACCTATTATTCTTCTGAAACGCTTGAACGAGGGTCTTGTTCACATTGTGGTTCAAGTGTGTTTTCTCGACGAGCTTCTGCTGGTGTTATTGGGTTGACGGTCGGCAGTATGGATGATTCAACACTGTTTAAACCAGATATGCACTTTTGGGTGTCTTCTAAGCAGCCTTGGTTAGAATTAACCGATGGGCTTCCTCAGCACTTGGAAGCTCCGCCATCTAAAGGGTATTAA
- a CDS encoding IS3 family transposase (programmed frameshift), which produces MSKTRYPEQFKIEAVKQVTEAGFSVAEVANRLGTTTHSLYAWIKRYGPEAESFAEASAESSEILRLRKELKRVTEERDLLKKRGVLRKPPRLRYAFIRDHCADFSVRRLCNLFDVHPSGYYVWLKEPKSKLAKENERLTGLVKQLWLESGCVYGYRKIYQDLRSLNESCGINRVHYLMRRAGLKAQVGYRKPRARSGETHTIANNVLERQFNPESPNTAWVTDITYIRTHEGWLYLSVVLDLYSRRIIGWSMGPRMVKELVLDALMMAVWRRKSKQRVIIHSDQGSQFTSYEWHRFLDDHNLQASMSRRGNCHDNAVAESFFQLLKRERVKRKIYSTRGEAKQDIFNYIEMFYNPVRRHSANDMLSPVEYEKLFEKMTEKCLLN; this is translated from the exons TTAAGCAAGTGACTGAAGCAGGCTTTAGTGTTGCTGAAGTCGCTAATCGCTTAGGCACCACCACTCACAGTTTATACGCTTGGATTAAACGATATGGCCCTGAGGCAGAATCGTTTGCAGAGGCTTCTGCTGAGTCGAGCGAGATCCTTCGTCTTCGGAAAGAACTCAAGCGAGTGACGGAAGAGCGCGACCTGTTAAAAAAA CGCGGCGTACTTCGCAAGCCACCCAGACTAAGATACGCCTTTATCAGGGACCACTGTGCCGATTTTTCAGTAAGGCGACTGTGTAATCTCTTCGATGTTCATCCCAGTGGCTATTACGTTTGGTTGAAAGAGCCAAAATCAAAACTTGCTAAGGAAAATGAACGGCTAACAGGTCTTGTTAAACAACTTTGGCTGGAATCGGGTTGTGTCTACGGTTATCGAAAGATCTATCAAGACCTGAGATCCTTGAATGAATCTTGTGGTATTAATCGAGTGCATTATCTGATGCGAAGAGCAGGCCTTAAGGCTCAGGTGGGTTACCGAAAGCCTAGAGCTCGGTCAGGAGAAACACATACAATAGCCAACAATGTGCTTGAAAGACAGTTTAATCCAGAAAGCCCGAATACAGCGTGGGTTACAGATATCACCTATATCCGAACTCACGAAGGCTGGCTATATTTATCTGTCGTGCTTGATCTCTATTCCCGTCGAATAATAGGCTGGAGCATGGGACCAAGAATGGTGAAGGAACTTGTTCTTGATGCACTGATGATGGCTGTGTGGAGAAGAAAATCAAAGCAAAGGGTAATAATCCATTCAGACCAAGGCAGTCAGTTTACGAGCTATGAGTGGCATAGATTTTTGGACGATCACAATTTACAAGCCAGCATGAGTCGACGTGGGAACTGTCATGATAATGCTGTTGCTGAAAGCTTTTTCCAGCTTTTAAAGAGAGAGCGAGTGAAGCGAAAGATTTACTCGACAAGGGGCGAAGCCAAACAAGACATTTTTAATTATATAGAAATGTTTTATAACCCTGTCAGACGCCATAGCGCTAATGATATGTTGTCACCTGTTGAGTATGAGAAACTGTTCGAAAAGATGACTGAGAAGTGTCTACTGAACTAG
- a CDS encoding GNAT family N-acetyltransferase, which translates to MDLVLPSSKCIQSYNEYIEELGDEVRYPFPMGFDHQDFDALLVKLSDFSLGINLPDGFVPSTTLWLVEGDQLLGVTNLRHYLNNAIEECGGHIGLGIRPSYRGKGLGKLLMKLSIAKLNAMDVSAVHIHCYKDNSASANTIIANGGELSSELALGDKVVHRYLVMSS; encoded by the coding sequence ATGGATTTAGTCTTACCATCTTCAAAATGTATCCAAAGTTATAACGAGTACATCGAAGAGTTGGGTGATGAAGTTCGTTACCCTTTTCCTATGGGTTTTGATCATCAAGATTTTGATGCACTTTTAGTTAAGTTGTCTGATTTTTCCTTGGGTATAAATCTACCTGACGGTTTTGTGCCAAGTACAACCTTGTGGCTGGTTGAAGGCGATCAGTTGCTTGGTGTGACTAATTTACGTCATTACCTAAATAACGCTATAGAAGAGTGTGGTGGTCATATTGGGCTAGGCATTCGTCCGTCTTATCGAGGCAAAGGTTTGGGTAAGTTGTTAATGAAGCTGTCGATAGCAAAGCTTAATGCTATGGACGTAAGTGCTGTTCATATTCACTGCTATAAAGATAACTCCGCATCGGCCAATACGATTATTGCGAATGGCGGCGAGTTAAGTTCTGAGCTGGCTTTGGGTGATAAAGTGGTTCATAGATATCTGGTAATGAGTTCTTAA
- a CDS encoding helix-turn-helix domain-containing protein, with the protein MNKPILGSLGRTIQTLRMAKGLSLSQLALDAGLAKSNLSRIEQGEGNPTIETIWRLAVQLDAPFGDLIASVESPLGENGVQVRLIDQSEGNPRVDVYWMSCAPNTVKQSEPHIAGTTETVTLISGKLLAGESNDLHELEIGKAHTFAADVPHCYQTDDSWATLMMVITYAKQSDTKQDDAIQEVQS; encoded by the coding sequence ATGAATAAACCTATTCTCGGTTCGTTAGGTCGAACTATACAAACGTTGCGTATGGCAAAGGGGCTGTCTTTGTCTCAGTTGGCGCTGGATGCTGGGCTGGCGAAGTCTAATTTGTCTCGTATTGAGCAGGGTGAGGGCAATCCAACGATAGAAACCATTTGGCGTTTGGCGGTTCAACTGGATGCTCCTTTTGGTGATCTTATTGCCAGTGTGGAGTCGCCACTGGGTGAAAACGGTGTGCAGGTTAGGTTGATCGATCAAAGTGAGGGGAATCCACGGGTCGATGTGTATTGGATGTCTTGTGCACCAAATACGGTTAAGCAGTCAGAGCCGCATATTGCTGGCACGACGGAAACCGTTACCTTGATCAGCGGAAAATTGTTGGCGGGTGAAAGTAATGATCTGCACGAATTAGAGATTGGCAAGGCGCATACGTTTGCGGCCGATGTTCCGCACTGTTATCAAACTGATGACTCATGGGCGACGTTAATGATGGTCATTACCTATGCGAAACAGTCTGATACTAAACAGGACGATGCCATACAGGAGGTACAGTCATGA